From Halotia branconii CENA392, the proteins below share one genomic window:
- a CDS encoding family 10 glycosylhydrolase: MSNRPLNSVKSKLFCQRLFAAIFSSSFLIPNFGSQPAQAQVTKYCQLSTAAVKAKENLRLSAFKGNQDAQNRYQQLVQQHAQELQSCRSRTWPQTQALWLRLYPCDIRPGTLDYIMDRIVNRGYNQVYLEVFYDGQVLLPAVANPTVWPSVIRTSGSENVDLLAIAIQKGHQRGLKVYSWMFTTNFGYTYAQRQDREGAIARNGKGQTSLYVVDNGSQVFIDPYNPQAKRDYFQMVQEVLRRRPDGLLFDYVRYPRQAGSDSIATKVSDLWIFSQSTQEALFRRAQNYKGLELIRRFLSKGYVTAGDIAQVDKLYPQEGEPMWQGRILPPRQKSILSPRDRQPLLQSELWLLAVAHAMQGILDFVALASYPAKQLNISSGVVFFPGGNQTVGQGYDSRLQPWDRFPTDLEWHPMAYATCNNVNCITEQVQRVLSIAPSNTQVIPALAGKWGGSVSNRPSLEAQMQALRKFAPQLKGVSHFAYSWQYPENDSDRKFCRFK; the protein is encoded by the coding sequence ATGTCTAACCGTCCTTTGAACTCTGTAAAATCAAAATTATTTTGTCAACGTCTGTTCGCTGCCATTTTCAGCAGTAGTTTCTTGATTCCTAACTTTGGGAGTCAGCCAGCACAGGCACAAGTAACAAAGTATTGCCAATTATCAACAGCGGCAGTAAAAGCTAAAGAAAACTTACGTTTGTCAGCTTTTAAAGGCAATCAAGATGCTCAAAACCGCTACCAGCAATTAGTACAACAACACGCCCAAGAATTGCAGAGTTGTCGTAGTCGTACCTGGCCACAAACTCAAGCGCTCTGGTTACGCTTATATCCCTGTGATATTCGTCCGGGAACACTCGACTACATTATGGATCGGATTGTTAACCGTGGTTATAACCAAGTTTATTTAGAAGTATTTTATGACGGGCAGGTATTATTACCAGCAGTAGCTAACCCTACGGTTTGGCCTTCAGTAATTCGTACTTCAGGTTCAGAAAATGTTGATCTCCTGGCCATAGCGATTCAAAAAGGACATCAACGTGGTTTAAAAGTCTATTCCTGGATGTTTACTACAAATTTTGGCTATACCTACGCTCAGCGTCAAGATCGAGAAGGAGCGATCGCCCGTAATGGTAAAGGTCAAACAAGCTTATATGTAGTAGATAATGGCTCTCAAGTATTTATTGACCCTTATAATCCCCAAGCAAAACGTGACTACTTCCAGATGGTACAAGAAGTATTACGCCGTCGCCCGGATGGTTTGCTATTTGATTATGTACGTTATCCCAGGCAAGCAGGAAGTGATTCTATAGCCACCAAAGTTTCAGATCTATGGATCTTTAGTCAGTCCACCCAAGAAGCTTTATTTCGCCGGGCACAAAACTACAAAGGACTGGAGTTAATTCGGCGTTTTTTAAGTAAGGGATATGTAACCGCAGGAGATATAGCTCAAGTTGATAAACTTTATCCCCAAGAAGGTGAGCCGATGTGGCAAGGCCGCATTCTACCACCAAGGCAAAAGTCAATTCTTTCTCCTAGAGACAGACAACCACTTTTACAATCGGAATTGTGGTTGCTGGCAGTTGCCCACGCCATGCAAGGTATCTTGGATTTTGTAGCTTTAGCGAGTTACCCAGCTAAACAGCTAAATATTTCATCGGGAGTAGTGTTTTTTCCTGGTGGCAATCAAACAGTAGGACAAGGCTATGATTCACGCTTGCAACCTTGGGATAGGTTTCCTACTGACTTGGAATGGCATCCTATGGCCTATGCAACCTGCAATAACGTGAATTGTATTACAGAACAAGTGCAAAGGGTTTTGAGCATAGCACCATCAAATACCCAAGTAATTCCTGCTTTAGCTGGTAAATGGGGTGGCTCAGTTAGTAATCGTCCATCCCTCGAAGCACAAATGCAAGCCCTACGTAAATTTGCTCCCCAACTGAAGGGAGTGAGCCATTTTGCTTATTCTTGGCAATATCCAGAGAACGATAGCGATCGCAAATTCTGTCGGTTTAAATAA
- a CDS encoding ATP-dependent Clp protease ATP-binding subunit yields MFEHFTSEAIKVIMLAQEEARRLGHNFVGTEQILLGLIGEGTGVAAKVLNDLGVTLKEARREVEKIIGRGSGFVPPEIPFTPKVKSLFEQSFREANSLGHNYINTEHLLLGLTEAGEGVAAKVLQNLGVDLKSVRTAVVRRLGDDATVVVGGNSSPRRTKASTTEEFGRNLTNLAQEGKLDPVVGRQKEIERAIQILGRRTKNNPVLIGEPGVGKTAIAEGLAQRIANQDVPETLQDKQVISLDMGSLVSGTRFRGDFEERIKKIVEEVRSAGNIILVIDEIHTLVGAGGTEGGLDAANILKPALARGELQCIGATTLDEYRQHIERDAALERRFQPIMVGEPSVEETIDILYGLRGAYEQHHKVEISDAAVVAAAQLSDRYISDRFLPDKAIDLIDEAGSRVHLRNSQISSNKELKRQLIGVTKAKQEAVRLQNFDKAGELRDEELKLEADLQAEQTEQTINKPVVDEEDIAQIVASWTGVPVNKLTESESELLLHLEDTLHQRLIGQEQAVTAVSRAIRRARVGLKNPNRPIASFIFSGPTGVGKTELAKALAAYFFGAEEAMIRLDMSEYMESHTVSKLIGSPPGYVGYDEGGQLTEAVRRRPYTVLLFDEIEKAHPDVFNMLLQMLDDGHVTDAKGRKVDFKNTMIILTSNIGSKVIEKGGGGLGFDFETQADASYNRIRNLVNEELKAYFRPEFLNRLDDIIVFTQLSKDEVKEIAEIMLRDVSSRLTEKGIILEVTERFKELVVQEGYSPSYGARPLRRAIMRLLEDSLAEAMLSGQIIDGDTAIVDVDDDNQVRIQSSEKRELLLANAG; encoded by the coding sequence ATGTTTGAACACTTCACTTCCGAAGCAATTAAAGTAATTATGCTAGCTCAGGAGGAAGCCCGTCGTCTAGGACACAACTTTGTAGGAACTGAACAAATTCTCCTGGGATTAATTGGAGAAGGAACTGGGGTTGCTGCTAAAGTGCTGAACGATTTGGGCGTTACTCTCAAAGAAGCACGTCGCGAAGTCGAAAAAATTATCGGTAGAGGTTCTGGTTTTGTACCACCAGAAATTCCTTTTACCCCCAAGGTGAAAAGCCTATTTGAGCAATCATTTAGAGAAGCTAATAGTCTTGGTCACAACTACATCAACACTGAACACTTACTCTTGGGATTGACCGAGGCTGGTGAAGGTGTCGCCGCCAAAGTGCTACAAAATCTAGGGGTTGACCTTAAGAGTGTCCGCACTGCTGTAGTTCGCCGTTTAGGTGATGATGCCACAGTGGTTGTAGGTGGTAACAGCAGCCCAAGACGTACCAAAGCATCAACTACAGAGGAATTTGGCAGAAATCTCACCAATTTAGCCCAAGAAGGTAAACTTGACCCTGTAGTTGGTCGTCAAAAAGAAATTGAGCGCGCTATCCAAATTCTTGGTCGCCGCACCAAGAATAACCCAGTATTGATTGGAGAACCAGGAGTTGGTAAAACTGCGATCGCAGAAGGTCTAGCTCAACGCATTGCTAATCAGGATGTCCCGGAAACTTTGCAAGATAAGCAAGTCATCAGCCTGGATATGGGGTCGTTAGTTTCAGGAACTCGCTTCCGGGGCGACTTTGAAGAACGCATCAAGAAAATCGTGGAAGAAGTCCGTTCGGCGGGCAACATCATCCTAGTAATTGATGAAATTCATACCTTAGTTGGTGCTGGTGGCACAGAAGGCGGCTTAGATGCTGCTAACATCCTTAAACCTGCCTTGGCTAGAGGTGAACTCCAGTGCATCGGTGCTACCACCTTGGATGAATATCGTCAGCACATTGAGCGTGATGCAGCTTTAGAGCGACGTTTCCAACCGATTATGGTTGGTGAACCTTCTGTAGAGGAAACTATCGATATTCTCTACGGTTTGCGTGGAGCTTACGAGCAGCACCACAAAGTAGAAATTTCTGATGCGGCTGTTGTCGCAGCAGCGCAGTTGTCAGATCGTTATATTAGCGATCGCTTTTTACCAGATAAAGCAATCGATTTGATTGATGAAGCTGGTTCTCGCGTTCATTTGCGGAACTCTCAGATTTCTAGCAACAAAGAACTGAAGCGTCAGTTGATTGGTGTTACTAAAGCCAAGCAAGAAGCAGTTAGACTCCAAAATTTCGATAAAGCCGGAGAACTGCGTGACGAAGAATTAAAACTCGAAGCAGATCTGCAAGCCGAACAAACTGAGCAAACTATCAACAAACCTGTTGTTGACGAAGAAGACATTGCTCAAATCGTGGCTTCGTGGACTGGTGTACCAGTTAATAAACTCACTGAATCTGAGTCAGAATTGCTGTTACATCTAGAAGACACATTGCATCAGCGGTTAATTGGCCAAGAACAAGCGGTTACAGCCGTCTCTCGTGCCATTCGTCGTGCCAGAGTTGGCTTAAAGAACCCCAACCGCCCCATTGCCAGCTTTATCTTCTCAGGCCCCACCGGAGTTGGTAAGACAGAATTAGCGAAGGCATTAGCCGCTTACTTCTTTGGTGCTGAAGAAGCGATGATTCGGCTAGATATGTCCGAATACATGGAAAGCCATACTGTCTCCAAGTTGATTGGTTCACCTCCTGGCTACGTCGGATATGACGAAGGCGGACAACTAACCGAAGCTGTGCGACGTAGACCATACACAGTGCTGCTATTCGACGAAATCGAAAAAGCACACCCCGATGTCTTCAACATGTTGCTGCAAATGTTGGATGATGGACACGTCACCGATGCTAAAGGTCGGAAAGTTGACTTTAAGAACACAATGATTATCTTGACTTCCAACATTGGTTCTAAGGTAATTGAAAAAGGTGGCGGCGGTTTAGGCTTCGACTTTGAAACTCAAGCCGATGCTAGTTACAACCGTATTCGTAACCTCGTCAATGAAGAACTTAAAGCTTACTTCCGTCCTGAGTTTCTTAACCGTCTTGATGATATTATCGTCTTCACTCAGCTTTCTAAAGATGAAGTCAAAGAAATTGCTGAGATTATGCTCCGCGATGTCTCTAGCCGCTTGACGGAAAAAGGAATCATCTTAGAAGTTACAGAACGCTTCAAAGAGTTAGTAGTACAAGAAGGCTATAGCCCAAGTTATGGTGCTAGACCATTACGTCGGGCAATTATGCGCTTGTTAGAAGATTCTCTGGCTGAAGCAATGTTGTCAGGGCAAATCATTGATGGCGATACAGCTATTGTTGATGTTGATGATGACAATCAAGTGAGAATACAAAGCTCAGAAAAACGAGAGTTATTGTTAGCTAATGCTGGCTAA
- a CDS encoding 4-hydroxy-3-methylbut-2-enyl diphosphate reductase gives MDTKAFKRTLQHSENYNRKGFGHQAEIATQLQSEYQSNLIQEIRDRNYTLQQGNVTIRLAQAFGFCWGVERAVAMAYETRKHFPTERIWITNEIIHNPSVNQRMQEMQVGFIPVATGHKDFSVVETGDVVVLPAFGASVQEMQILNDKGCKIVDTTCPWVSKVWNTVEKHKKGDYTSIIHGKYKHEETVATSSFAGKYLIVLNLPEANYVANYILNGGNRDEFLQKFAKACSPGFDPDKDLERVGIANQTTMLKGDTEQIGKLFEHTMLQKYGPTELNQHFQSFNTICDATQERQDAMLDLVQHDMDLMIVIGGFNSSNTTQLQQIAAERQLPSYHIDSVERIKSEKSIEHRQLNGDLAITDNWLPNGEIVVGITSGASTPDKVVEDVIKKIFILKAMV, from the coding sequence ATGGATACAAAAGCTTTTAAGCGCACACTCCAACATTCAGAAAATTACAATCGAAAGGGATTTGGGCATCAAGCAGAAATTGCCACCCAACTGCAATCTGAATATCAAAGTAACTTAATTCAAGAAATTCGCGATCGCAATTACACTTTGCAACAAGGTAATGTCACAATCCGGCTAGCCCAAGCTTTTGGTTTTTGTTGGGGCGTAGAACGTGCTGTGGCCATGGCCTACGAAACTCGCAAGCACTTCCCCACAGAACGCATCTGGATTACCAATGAAATCATTCATAATCCTTCTGTAAATCAAAGAATGCAGGAGATGCAAGTAGGATTTATCCCAGTTGCGACAGGACACAAAGACTTTTCTGTTGTCGAAACTGGTGATGTAGTCGTTTTACCTGCTTTTGGCGCTAGTGTCCAAGAAATGCAGATACTCAACGATAAAGGCTGCAAAATTGTCGATACTACTTGTCCTTGGGTATCTAAAGTTTGGAATACAGTCGAAAAACACAAAAAAGGTGACTACACTTCAATTATTCACGGAAAGTACAAGCACGAAGAAACTGTTGCGACTAGTTCCTTTGCTGGCAAATATTTAATTGTCCTAAACTTGCCAGAAGCAAATTATGTAGCTAACTATATTCTCAATGGTGGAAACCGTGATGAATTTCTGCAAAAATTTGCTAAAGCTTGTTCCCCAGGATTCGACCCAGACAAAGATTTAGAGCGAGTTGGTATTGCTAACCAAACTACAATGCTCAAAGGTGACACTGAACAGATTGGCAAGCTGTTTGAGCATACAATGCTGCAAAAGTATGGGCCTACTGAGTTAAATCAGCACTTCCAAAGTTTTAATACTATCTGTGATGCGACTCAAGAACGACAAGATGCCATGTTGGATTTAGTACAGCATGATATGGATTTGATGATCGTAATTGGTGGGTTTAACTCATCAAATACCACTCAATTGCAACAAATCGCTGCTGAACGTCAACTTCCTTCATATCACATCGACAGTGTAGAGAGAATTAAATCAGAAAAATCTATTGAACATCGGCAATTAAACGGTGATTTAGCGATTACAGATAATTGGTTGCCAAATGGCGAAATTGTTGTGGGTATTACTTCTGGCGCTTCTACACCAGATAAAGTAGTAGAAGATGTAATCAAAAAGATTTTTATACTGAAGGCGATGGTGTGA
- a CDS encoding DUF3288 family protein, whose amino-acid sequence MTEPHRSKDQQHPLYNRDRPSIDILLAQQPTEYNLAELARLRVRYQGFPGARDIQKDLDKVLQQWGLTEAELFEKTRQLHSIGGIYQSRGKKEEQDWN is encoded by the coding sequence ATGACTGAACCGCACAGAAGTAAAGATCAACAACATCCACTTTACAACCGCGATCGCCCCTCTATTGATATTTTACTCGCTCAACAGCCGACAGAATATAATTTGGCGGAATTGGCTAGGCTACGAGTTCGCTATCAAGGCTTTCCAGGCGCGAGAGATATTCAAAAAGATTTAGACAAAGTCTTACAGCAATGGGGTTTAACGGAAGCCGAACTTTTTGAGAAAACGCGCCAACTCCATAGTATTGGGGGAATTTATCAAAGTCGAGGCAAAAAAGAAGAGCAAGATTGGAATTAA
- a CDS encoding GlsB/YeaQ/YmgE family stress response membrane protein, whose translation MNILAWIVLGLIAGAIAKAIYPGHQGGGILGTIVLGIIGAFVGGSLGVLLSTGRFALAAASLSIPGIIVAVIGAIVAVFLWNLITRSSAV comes from the coding sequence ATGAACATTCTTGCTTGGATTGTTTTAGGTCTAATTGCTGGTGCTATTGCTAAGGCTATCTACCCTGGTCATCAAGGTGGTGGGATTCTGGGAACAATTGTATTAGGAATAATTGGCGCTTTCGTTGGTGGTAGTTTGGGTGTACTTTTAAGTACAGGAAGATTTGCATTAGCGGCTGCCAGCCTGAGTATTCCCGGTATTATAGTGGCAGTTATTGGAGCAATTGTCGCTGTGTTCTTGTGGAATTTGATCACCCGCAGTAGTGCCGTGTAA
- the psb27 gene encoding photosystem II protein Psb27, with the protein MKRYWSRLLALVLVLAIGLVGCNGSPDNLTGDYRQDTLAVVNIMKQALEIPEDSPNRAEIQAETRQKINDFSARYQRTNSVSGLSSFTTMRTALNSLAGHYSSYPNRPIPEKLKNRLQQELRQVEAALKRGG; encoded by the coding sequence ATGAAACGCTATTGGTCGCGTCTGCTTGCCCTAGTTTTGGTTTTAGCCATCGGCTTAGTGGGTTGTAATGGCAGTCCGGATAATTTGACAGGAGATTATCGCCAAGACACCTTGGCTGTAGTCAATATCATGAAACAAGCCTTAGAAATACCAGAAGATTCACCAAACAGAGCAGAAATTCAAGCAGAAACACGTCAAAAAATTAATGACTTTTCAGCTCGTTACCAGCGGACTAACTCTGTCTCCGGTCTAAGTTCGTTTACAACTATGCGAACAGCCCTCAATTCTCTAGCAGGACACTACAGTTCTTACCCAAATCGACCCATCCCAGAAAAACTGAAAAATCGTCTACAGCAGGAATTAAGACAGGTAGAAGCGGCACTAAAGCGTGGAGGTTAA